In Theropithecus gelada isolate Dixy chromosome 13, Tgel_1.0, whole genome shotgun sequence, one DNA window encodes the following:
- the SOWAHC gene encoding ankyrin repeat domain-containing protein SOWAHC: MEGSAEWGPEAVLGPEAVLRFLAERGGRALHAELVQHFRGALGGEPEQRARARAHFKELVNAVATVRVDPADGAKYVHLKKRFCEGPSEPSGDPPRIQVTAEPEAPDCPAGPEVRDRLPDAAAPEALPGQGRELGEGEPHAAAHGPPLSAGARRKNSRREVQPLPRTPAPGPSEDLEPPPHGCEEADRSSSLGGVTAQRPARQNFRDLVMGSSPQLKRSVCPGGSSPGSSSGGGRGRGGGDSDSASVASSSAEEESSGGGSVTLDPLEHAWMLSASDGKWDSLEGLLTCEPGLLVKRDFITGFTCLHWAAKHGRQELLAMLVNFANKHQLPVNINARTSGGYTALHLAAMHGHVEVVKLLVGAYDADVDIRDYSGKKASQYLSQSIAEEIKNLVGALDEGDGESAAGSSGGRWRLSKVLPSHLITYKLSHVLDDGGDHHYHHHHQHHHLAEGWVGGKAKDPGRKASGSSSGRIKPRLNKIRFRTQIVHTTPSFRDPEQPLEGGGEEEVEEERSVKGHSSSFKLRPKSNVFG, translated from the coding sequence ATGGAGGGGTCGGCAGAGTGGGGCCCCGAGGCAGTGCTGGGCCCCGAGGCGGTGCTGCGCTTCCTGGCGGAGCGCGGGGGCCGGGCCCTGCATGCCGAGCTGGTGCAGCACTTCAGGGGCGCACTGGGCGGCGAACCCGAGCAGCGCGCCCGCGCCCGCGCGCACTTCAAGGAGCTGGTGAACGCCGTGGCCACGGTGCGCGTCGATCCCGCCGACGGCGCCAAGTACGTGCACCTCAAGAAGAGGTTCTGTGAGGGGCCGTCCGAGCCCTCCGGGGACCCGCCGCGAATCCAGGTGACCGCCGAGCCCGAGGCCCCCGACTGCCCGGCCGGGCCCGAGGTGCGCGATCGGCTCCCCGACGCAGCGGCCCCGGAGGCGCTCCCTGGACAGGGCCGCGAGCTGGGCGAGGGAGAGCCCCACGCCGCCGCTCACGGGCCGCCCCTGAGCGCCGGGGCTCGCAGGAAGAACTCGCGGCGCGAAGTGCAGCCCCTGCCCCGGACTCCGGCCCCGGGACCCAGTGAGGACCTGGAACCCCCGCCCCATGGCTGCGAGGAGGCGGACAGGAGCAGCTCCCTTGGGGGGGTCACCGCACAGAGGCCGGCCCGCCAGAACTTCCGCGACCTGGTGATGGGCAGTTCCCCGCAGCTGAAGAGGAGCGTGTGTCCCGGGGGCAGCAGCCCGGGCAGCTCCTCCGGGGGAGGACGCGGCAGAGGCGGTGGCGACTCAGACAGCGCATCGGTGGCCTCGTCGTCCGCGGAGGAGGAGAGCAGCGGCGGAGGCTCCGTGACGCTAGACCCCCTGGAGCACGCCTGGATGCTCTCTGCCTCCGATGGCAAGTGGGACAGCCTGGAGGGCTTGCTCACCTGCGAGCCCGGCCTGCTGGTCAAGCGGGACTTCATTACCGGCTTCACTTGCCTGCATTGGGCCGCCAAGCACGGAAGGCAGGAGCTTCTGGCCATGCTAGTCAACTTCGCCAACAAACACCAGCTGCCGGTGAACATCAACGCCAGGACGAGCGGGGGTTACACCGCCCTGCACTTGGCAGCCATGCACGGGCACGTGGAGGTCGTGAAGCTGCTGGTGGGGGCCTACGACGCCGATGTGGACATCAGGGACTACAGTGGGAAAAAGGCCTCCCAGTACCTGAGTCAGAGCATCGCTGAGGAGATCAAGAACCTGGTGGGAGCCCTGGACGAGGGTGACGGGGAAAGCGCCGCGGGTAGCAGCGGTGGGCGCTGGAGGCTTTCAAAGGTGCTTCCCTCGCATCTCATCACCTACAAACTCTCGCACGTCCTAGATGATGGAGGagaccatcactaccatcaccatcaccaacatcaccaCTTGGCTGAGGGGTGGGTCGGAGGCAAAGCCAAGGATCCAGGGCGCAAAGCTTCAGGCAGCTCTAGTGGACGTATAAAACCCAGACTCAACAAAATCCGCTTCAGAACCCAGATTGTCCACACCACACCCTCTTTCAGGGATCCAGAACAGCCACTGGAGGGTGGcggggaggaggaagtggaggaggaaCGGTCTGTTAAAGGCCACTCGTCCTCCTTCAAATTGAGACCAAAGTCCAATGTATTTGggtaa